A genomic region of Helicoverpa zea isolate HzStark_Cry1AcR chromosome 8, ilHelZeax1.1, whole genome shotgun sequence contains the following coding sequences:
- the LOC124632605 gene encoding uncharacterized protein LOC124632605: MYNNESQFNDPKGQGQPPPYTDTPPSDVRNTPYTDNAPPPNVQYAQQPQYPPPPMMARPGVVYQGNVNVVPGVIPVVVGPQMGPKESPMTCPSCNHQIVTRVEYKSNMRTHLFAALLCIVGCWPCAFVPYFVDSCRNADHYCPNCSAYIGSYVSKTLPPPYTDENLAENAPQTSGVVYQANVIPVVIGPQMGPKESPMSCPSCNQQIVTRIEYKSTTKTHLFAALLCCIGCWPCVCIPYCVHSCQNADHYCPNCSAYIGSYKS; the protein is encoded by the exons ATGTATAACAACGAATCGCAATTTAATGACC CGAAAGGGCAGGGTCAGCCCCCTCCATACACCGACACCCCCCCCTCAGACGTCAGAAACACGCCATACACGGATAACGCACCACCACCGAACGTACAGTATGCCCAGCAACCACAGTATCCGCCACCTCCAATGATGGCCAGACCAGGAGTGGTATACCAAGGCAATGTGAACGTGGTGCCAGGAGTCATACCTGTGGTTGTAGGACCTCAGATGGGGCCTAAAGAGTCTCCTATGACCTGCCCGTCTTGCAACCATCAGATTGTTACAAGGGTCGAATATAAGTCGAATATGAGGACTCATTTGTTTGCTGCTCTGCTTTGTATTGTTGg aTGCTGGCCGTGCGCTTTCGTTCCATACTTCGTTGACAGCTGTCGTAATGCAGACCATTACTGTCCAAATTGCAGCGCTTACATCGGCAGCTACgtca GCAAAACCCTTCCCCCACCGTACACAGATGAGAACCTGGCGGAAAACGCGCCACAAACTTCGGGAGTAGTCTACCAGGCCAATGTCATCCCCGTAGTCATCGGGCCCCAGATGGGTCCCAAGGAATCTCCCATGTCCTGCCCGTCTTGCAACCAACAGATTGTCACAAGAATCGAATACAAGTCTACTACAAAAACCCATTTGTTTGCTGCATTGCTTTGTTGCATTGg ATGCTGGCCATGTGTGTGCATTCCCTACTGCGTCCACAGTTGCCAAAACGCCGACCACTACTGCCCGAACTGCAGCGCGTACATTGGCAGTTACAAGAGCTAG
- the LOC124632482 gene encoding lipopolysaccharide-induced tumor necrosis factor-alpha factor homolog, giving the protein MSYPANPPPYSATEPVQVIQLQPIAVRPDLGSTTVIVGQPPLDSVPSLVVCRSCHYQVLTTARARPTSQTHLWALCLLVFGCWPCIWIPYCTPSCMRVDHYCPNCNAYLGKYPN; this is encoded by the exons ATGAGTTACCCAGCAAACCCACCTCCTTACTCGGCCACGGAACCAGTCCAAGTGATTCAGCTTCAGCCAATAGCAGTGCGCCCTGATCTGGGATCCACAACGGTCATAGTGGGCCAACCACCACTAGATTCTGTACCTTCTTTAGTGGTCTGCAGATCTTGTCATTACCAAGTACTGACTACTGCGAGAGCCAGGCCGACGTCTCAGACACATCTTTGGGCACTGTGCCTTCTTGTTTTTGG TTGCTGGCCTTGCATATGGATTCCTTACTGCACACCTTCCTGCATGAGAGTCGACCACTACTGTCCGAACTGCAACGCGTACCTCGGCAAATACCCTAACTAA